Below is a genomic region from Streptantibioticus cattleyicolor NRRL 8057 = DSM 46488.
GCTGGCGCGCAACGTCAGCTCGGTGGAGCTCAACGTCATCGCGCTGCTGCGCCTCACGCATCTGCTCGGTGGCCGCATGGCGGACCGGGGACACGGCGGCATCATCAACGTGGCGTCCATCGCCGCCTTCCAGACCATGCCGTACCAGGCCAGTTACGCCGCGAGCAAGGCGTTCGTGCTGTCGTTCACCGAGGCGCTCGCCGAGGAGCTGCGGGGCACCTCGGTCAGGGTCATGGCGGCCCACCCCGGCGCCACGGACACGGGGTTCTTCGACACCAGCTCCGCCACCATGAACCCGGCCTTCACCGACGCGCCGGAACACGTCGCGGCGAAGACCCTCGACGCCTTCGCCAAGGGCGCCCTCAACTCCTACCCCGGGCGGGCCCTCTTCCGGCCCGTGACATGGATCACCCGCCTGCTCCCCCGCGCCACGGCCACCCGGCTGATCGGACGACTCAACCGGAGCCTGGGACTGCACCGCGCCCACGACCTCGACGGCACGGCGCCCCAGGACCCGGCCGCCGGGTGACGCGACCATGTCGCCGACGGACCCCGCGTGGTTATGATCGCGACGACCGACGACCACGACGACGTGGGCAGGAGCATCCGGTGACGGACGGGATACGAAGGACGGACGGGGGCGGGGAGCGGGAACCGGGGGTGACCCGGCGCGGGTTCACCGCGCTGGCGGCCGTACCGGTGGCGTTGGCGGCCGTACCCGCGGCGGCCACCACGGCACGGGCCGACGGCGGCCGGCCGGGGGCGGAGCACAGACCGGCGGCCACCGGCCCGGCGGAGAGCGACCTCACCGATCTGCTGGATCTGCACGGGCTGCC
It encodes:
- a CDS encoding SDR family NAD(P)-dependent oxidoreductase, with amino-acid sequence MYSYSGITALVTGASKGLGKAYAHELARRGAHLVLVARSGDALREVAAGIRAEHGTDVTPLVADLTDAGQVTALIAELDRREHTIDLLVNNAGAGTVGPFLTSSLARNVSSVELNVIALLRLTHLLGGRMADRGHGGIINVASIAAFQTMPYQASYAASKAFVLSFTEALAEELRGTSVRVMAAHPGATDTGFFDTSSATMNPAFTDAPEHVAAKTLDAFAKGALNSYPGRALFRPVTWITRLLPRATATRLIGRLNRSLGLHRAHDLDGTAPQDPAAG